The Macrobrachium nipponense isolate FS-2020 chromosome 1, ASM1510439v2, whole genome shotgun sequence genome includes a window with the following:
- the LOC135219507 gene encoding MFS-type transporter SLC18B1-like, whose protein sequence is MPSYTRQQYLTLIVFAVADFCNAVCVSLQAPFYPMMAESKGASATQYGFVFGVFELVVFIASPIYGNYINQIGPKFMFNAGIFTTATTCILFGFLDRITDTDIFIGFSFAIRIIEAMGNAGFLTASFSIIAKEFPENVGATFASLETCYGLGMIAGPTVGGALFEVGGYTLPFVSLGGTLIAAATLTYCILPSHSDFGGEKESSGNILQLVKVPSIALAAYAIIASSISIGFLQATLEPHLRSFELSPLQLGFMFILNGATYGIFAPLWGWLCDKHINPTIVVIFGAFVIVTSFLMVGPAPFLPIGPITIPVCIVALILHGIGFGAELVATFTSAHRDAVANGFPDDIQTYGMVSGMWASTFALGAFIGPSAAGALFDHIGFEWATQFVVGLHVLVAVAFITNLCCSKKTTHEGLYTKIHNSLAATDAEKACLITTSGPKPRISPQVSIADSSYNSGVSDSSHEYYVS, encoded by the coding sequence ATGCCAAGCTACACTCGTCAACAGTATCTCACACTCATTGTGTTCGCCGTCGCCGACTTCTGCAACGCCGTCTGCGTTTCTCTACAGGCGCCGTTTTACCCCATGATGGCCGAATCTAAGGGCGCCTCAGCTACTCAATATGGGTTTGTGTTTGGGGTGTTCGAACTGGTTGTGTTCATCGCCAGCCCCATCTACGGTAACTACATCAACCAAATCGGTCCCAAGTTCATGTTCAACGCGGGCATCTTCACCACGGCTACCACCTGCATTCTGTTCGGTTTCCTCGACCGCATCACTGACACCGATATTTTCATCGGCTTCTCCTTCGCCATCAGGATCATCGAGGCCATGGGCAATGCGGGATTCCTAACGGCCTCCTTCAGCATCATTGCGAAAGAATTCCCCGAAAACGTCGGAGCTACTTTCGCCTCACTGGAAACTTGCTATGGTTTGGGGATGATCGCGGGTCCCACCGTCGGAGGCGCCCTCTTTGAAGTAGGCGGGTACACCCTGCCCTTCGTCAGTCTGGGAGGAACTCTGATCGCCGCTGCGACCCTGACTTACTGTATCCTGCCCAGCCACAGCGACTTCGGCGGAGAGAAGGAATCCTCCGGCAACATCCTCCAGTTAGTCAAGGTGCCCTCCATCGCTCTCGCTGCTTACGCCATCATAGCGTCCTCCATCAGCATCGGCTTCCTTCAGGCAACTCTCGAACCCCACCTGAGGTCCTTCGAACTCTCGCCCTTGCAGCTGGGTTTCATGTTCATCCTGAATGGCGCGACTTACGGGATCTTCGCACCGCTTTGGGGGTGGCTCTGCGATAAGCATATCAATCCTACAATTGTGGTCATCTTCGGCGCCTTCGTCATCGTCACGTCTTTCCTGATGGTGGGGCCAGCTCCCTTCCTCCCCATCGGCCCCATTACCATCCCCGTCTGCATCGTAGCCCTCATCCTTCATGGCATCGGATTCGGTGCCGAGTTGGTCGCCACCTTTACCAGTGCCCACAGAGACGCTGTTGCTAACGGCTTCCCCGATGATATCCAAACCTACGGCATGGTATCGGGCATGTGGGCCTCGACCTTTGCTCTGGGGGCTTTCATTGGCCCTTCCGCTGCCGGCGCACTGTTTGACCACATAGGCTTCGAGTGGGCCACGCAGTTCGTCGTAGGTCTACACGTTCTGGTGGCGGTGGCATTCATCACGAATTTGTGCTGTAGCAAAAAGACGACTCACGAGGGACTTTATACCAAGATTCACAACAGCTTGGCAGCAACCGACGCAGAGAAGGCGTGTCTCATCACGACCAGCGGGCCAAAGCCCAGAATCAGTCCTCAGGTGTCCATCGCCGATTCTTCGTACAACAGCGGCGTATCCGATTCCTCTCACGAGTATTACGTGTCCTGA
- the LOC135219508 gene encoding MFS-type transporter SLC18B1-like — protein sequence MSRYSRQQWLTLIVFAIADFCSAVCVSLQAPFYPSMAESKGATPTQYGFVFGIFELTVFIVSPIYGNYINTIGPKFMFNAGIFTTASTCILFGFLDRINSTNLFIGFSFVIRIIEAMGNAGFLTASFSIIAKEFPENVGATFASLETCFGCGMIVGPTLGGALFELGGYTLPFVTLGCMLFVAAILTYCVLPSYGDFRGQSESSGNMLQLMKVPSISFAAYAIMAASISIGFLQATLEPHLRSFNLSPFQLGLIFVLNGATYGIFAPLWGWLCDKKLNPRVVVIFGAIVVTITFLMIGPAPYLPVGGISIPICIAALVLHGTGFGAELVATFTSAHRDAVANGFPDDIQTYGLVSGMWTSTFALGAFIGPSAAGALFDAVGFPWATQFVVALHALAAVLFTFFLCCSKKQEEPAGVYTKINQNLVQATENERASLIAIPAPKRRDDPGFVDFSYCSRLSTTPNFVF from the coding sequence ATGTCCAGATACAGCCGCCAACAATGGCTGACCTTGATTGTTTTCGCCATCGCCGATTTCTGCAGTGCCGTGTGTGTGTCACTTCAGGCGCCCTTTTACCCAAGCATGGCAGAGTCGAAAGGCGCCACGCCTACGCAGTATGGGTTCGTATTTGGAATCTTCGAGTTAACTGTCTTCATCGTTAGCCCCATATATGGGAACTACATCAACACCATCGGTCCCAAATTCATGTTCAATGCGGGCATCTTCACCACAGCCAGCACTTGCATCCTCTTCGGTTTCCTCGACCGCATCAACAGCACCAACCTCTTCATCGGGTTCTCCTTCGTCATCAGGATCATCGAGGCTATGGGGAACGCAGGATTCCTCACCGCCTCCTTCAGTATCATCGCTAAAGAATTCCCCGAAAACGTCGGGGCCACTTTTGCCTCACTGGAAACTTGCTTCGGGTGTGGCATGATAGTTGGCCCCACCCTGGGAGGAGCTCTTTTCGAACTCGGAGGTTATACCTTGCCATTCGTCACTCTTGGATGTATGTTGTTCGTTGCTGCCATTCTCACCTACTGCGTCCTTCCAAGTTACGGAGATTTCAGGGGCCAGAGCGAATCATCAGGGAACATGTTGCAATTGATGAAGGTTCCATCCATCTCTTTCGCTGCCTATGCCATCATGGCGGCATCCATCAGTATTGGTTTTCTACAAGCTACTCTAGAACCCCATCTGCGTTCCTTCAATCTGTCTCCTTTCCAGCTGGGTCTTATTTTCGTGCTGAACGGGGCCACGTATGGTATATTCGCTCCCCTGTGGGGATGGCTCTGTGATAAGAAGCTCAACCCCAGAGTTGTCGTCATCTTCGGGGCGATAGTAGTCACGATCACTTTCCTGATGATTGGACCGGCCCCTTACCTTCCCGTCGGCGGCATCAGCATTCCCATCTGCATCGCCGCCCTCGTCCTCCACGGTACAGGTTTCGGCGCAGAATTAGTCGCCACCTTCACCAGTGCCCACAGAGACGCCGTTGCCAATGGCTTCCCCGACGACATTCAGACGTATGGTCTCGTGTCGGGCATGTGGACCTCGACCTTCGCTCTTGGGGCGTTCATCGGCCCATCAGCTGCCGGGGCGCTCTTCGATGCGGTCGGATTCCCGTGGGCGACACAGTTCGTCGTCGCCCTGCACGCCCTCGCTGCCGTCCTCTTCACCTTCTTCTTGTGCTGCTCCAAGAAGCAGGAGGAACCTGCCGGGGTCTACACCAAGATCAATCAGAACCTCGTACAGGCCACGGAGAACGAGCGGGCGTCTCTCATCGCCATTCCGGCACCGAAGAGAAGAGACGATCCGGGTTTCGTGGATTTCTCTTATTGCAGCCGCCTGTCAACCACCCCCAATTTcgtattctga